From Streptomyces sp. TLI_105, the proteins below share one genomic window:
- a CDS encoding AAA domain-containing protein, which yields MTVFDPSAEAARATSAILADTLHGTARGVVVDSPPGAGKSTLVVRAALELAAAGRPLMVVAQTNAQVDDLVLRLAEKEPDLEVGRLHSNDSDPYDKALDDLANVRKSAKAGELTGLPVVLSTAAKWGHVKNVEPWAHAIVDEAYQMRSDALLAVAGLFERALFVGDPGQLDPFSVVGAEQWAGLTYDPSASAVSTLLAHNPELPQHRLPVSWRLPATAAPLVSDAFYPYTPFRSGTGHGDRRLSFGVPSDGSGPDRVLDEAAESGWGLLELPARHTPRTDPEAVGAIALLVRRLLDRGGAAVSERSEIPVPLTPDRIAVGTAHRDQAAAVRAALADLGVTGVTVDTANRLQGREYDVTVVLHPLSGRPDATAFHLETGRLCVLASRHRHACVVVCRAGVAELLDEHPSTDPVRLGVAVSFPDGWEANHAVLSHLEEHRVTWTP from the coding sequence GTGACCGTGTTCGACCCGTCCGCCGAGGCCGCCCGCGCGACCTCCGCCATCCTGGCGGACACCCTGCACGGCACCGCGCGGGGCGTCGTCGTCGACTCCCCGCCGGGTGCCGGCAAGTCGACGCTCGTGGTCCGCGCCGCCCTGGAGCTGGCCGCCGCCGGGCGCCCCCTGATGGTGGTCGCCCAGACGAACGCGCAGGTGGACGACCTGGTGCTGCGGCTCGCGGAGAAGGAGCCGGACCTGGAGGTCGGCCGGCTGCACTCGAACGACTCCGACCCGTACGACAAGGCGCTCGACGACCTGGCCAACGTACGGAAGTCGGCGAAGGCGGGCGAGCTGACCGGGCTGCCGGTCGTCCTGTCCACGGCCGCCAAGTGGGGGCACGTGAAGAACGTCGAGCCGTGGGCGCACGCGATCGTCGACGAGGCGTACCAGATGCGCTCGGACGCGCTGCTCGCCGTGGCGGGGCTCTTCGAGCGGGCGCTGTTCGTGGGCGACCCCGGGCAGCTCGACCCGTTCTCGGTGGTGGGCGCGGAGCAGTGGGCGGGGCTCACGTACGACCCCTCGGCGAGCGCCGTCTCCACGCTGCTCGCGCACAACCCGGAGCTGCCGCAGCACCGGCTGCCGGTCTCCTGGCGGCTGCCGGCCACGGCGGCGCCGCTGGTGTCGGACGCCTTCTACCCGTACACGCCGTTCCGCAGCGGCACCGGGCACGGGGACCGGAGGCTCTCCTTCGGGGTTCCCTCGGACGGTTCCGGTCCCGACCGGGTCCTCGACGAGGCCGCCGAGTCCGGCTGGGGCCTGCTCGAACTCCCGGCCCGGCACACCCCCCGCACCGACCCCGAGGCGGTCGGCGCGATCGCCCTGCTCGTGCGTCGGCTCCTGGACCGGGGCGGCGCGGCGGTCTCGGAGCGCTCCGAGATCCCGGTGCCGCTCACCCCGGACCGGATCGCCGTCGGCACCGCCCACCGCGACCAGGCGGCGGCGGTCCGGGCGGCGCTCGCGGACCTCGGTGTGACGGGCGTGACGGTGGACACGGCGAACCGGCTCCAGGGCCGTGAGTACGACGTGACGGTGGTCCTCCATCCGCTGTCGGGCCGCCCGGACGCGACCGCCTTCCACCTGGAGACGGGCCGGCTGTGCGTGCTGGCCTCCCGGCACCGGCACGCGTGCGTCGTGGTGTGCCGGGCGGGCGTGGCGGAGCTCCTCGACGAGCACCCGTCGACGGATCCGGTGCGGCTGGGGGTCGCGGTCTCGTTCCCCGACGGCTGGGAGGCGAACCACGCGGTCCTCTCCCACCTCGAGGAACACCGGGTGACCTGGACTCCCTGA
- a CDS encoding phosphatase PAP2 family protein, with protein sequence MRKPRWWAELSLIAVVYAAYSGGRLLVKGDEASATAHGLAVLRFEEGLGIDAEHPLNRLFTDVPALGVPADFAYASLHYLVTPAVLVWLFRRRPAHYRAARTWLMLSTLLGLVGFTLLPTCPPRLLDAAHGFTDTMAHFSAYGWWGGEASAPRGLGGLTNQYAAMPSLHVGWALWCGVMLWRYGRTPLTKALGVAYPLVTALVVMGTANHYLLDAVAGAAVMGAGLLLAPYALRLADRIGGRAEAPPVVSGGCETSTGERIPGQRSVPNTADDQQAATR encoded by the coding sequence ATGCGCAAGCCACGCTGGTGGGCGGAGCTGTCCCTGATCGCCGTCGTGTACGCGGCCTACTCGGGCGGGCGGCTCCTGGTGAAGGGCGACGAGGCCTCGGCCACGGCGCACGGGCTCGCGGTCCTGCGGTTCGAGGAGGGTCTCGGGATCGACGCCGAGCACCCGTTGAACCGGCTGTTCACGGACGTCCCCGCGCTCGGGGTCCCGGCGGACTTCGCGTACGCCTCGCTGCACTACCTGGTGACCCCGGCGGTCCTGGTGTGGCTCTTCCGCCGCCGCCCCGCGCACTACCGGGCCGCGCGCACCTGGCTGATGCTCTCCACCCTGCTCGGCCTCGTCGGCTTCACGCTGCTGCCGACCTGCCCGCCCCGGCTCCTCGACGCGGCCCACGGCTTCACGGACACGATGGCGCACTTCAGCGCGTACGGCTGGTGGGGCGGCGAGGCCAGCGCACCGCGCGGGCTCGGCGGTCTGACGAACCAGTACGCGGCGATGCCCAGCCTGCACGTCGGCTGGGCGCTGTGGTGCGGGGTGATGCTGTGGCGGTACGGGCGGACGCCGCTCACGAAGGCCCTCGGGGTGGCGTACCCGCTGGTCACGGCCCTTGTCGTGATGGGCACCGCCAACCACTACCTGCTCGACGCGGTCGCCGGGGCGGCCGTGATGGGCGCGGGTCTGCTGCTCGCCCCGTACGCGCTGCGGCTCGCCGACCGGATCGGCGGGAGGGCGGAAGCGCCCCCGGTTGTCAGTGGCGGATGCGAGACTTCCACGGGTGAGCGCATCCCTGGACAGCGGTCTGTCCCGAACACCGCAGACGACCAGCAGGCAGCAACTCGCTGA
- a CDS encoding histidine phosphatase family protein, whose amino-acid sequence MAPRILLARHGQTEWSLLGRHTGRTDIPLLDEGRRGAKLLGERLHRGPWQGLPDVEVRTSPLVRASETCELAGFGDRAQPWDALMEWDYGAYEGLTPPEIRKIQPDWFIWRDGVAEGETLAQLSDRADEVVEWARSADRDVLVFAHGHILRSIGARWLGEDVSFASRIRLDPTSLSVLGWAYDAPAIERWNDTGHLEQ is encoded by the coding sequence ATGGCACCGCGCATCCTGCTCGCCCGGCACGGCCAGACCGAGTGGTCCCTTCTCGGCCGGCACACCGGCAGGACCGACATACCGCTGCTCGACGAGGGACGGCGCGGGGCGAAGCTGCTCGGCGAGCGCCTGCACCGGGGCCCCTGGCAGGGGCTGCCCGACGTGGAGGTGCGCACCAGCCCGCTCGTCCGGGCCAGCGAGACCTGCGAGCTCGCCGGCTTCGGGGACAGGGCCCAGCCCTGGGACGCGCTGATGGAGTGGGACTACGGGGCGTACGAGGGGCTGACCCCGCCCGAGATCCGGAAGATCCAGCCGGACTGGTTCATCTGGCGCGACGGCGTCGCCGAGGGGGAGACGCTCGCCCAGCTGTCGGACCGCGCCGACGAGGTCGTGGAGTGGGCCCGCTCCGCCGACCGGGACGTCCTGGTCTTCGCCCACGGCCACATCCTGCGCTCGATCGGCGCGCGCTGGCTCGGCGAGGACGTCTCCTTCGCCTCCCGCATCCGCCTGGACCCGACGAGCCTCTCGGTCCTCGGCTGGGCGTACGACGCCCCGGCGATCGAGCGCTGGAACGACACGGGGCACCTGGAGCAGTAG
- a CDS encoding transcriptional regulator, whose translation MAMSRAVPNLAFRRLRGQHSPAEFAAAVRRAAREIGEQVACDARYIGRVEAGEIRCPNYAYERVFLHMFPGLSLSDLGFSARETVRGRRQAVPAGAAPPDAITTRNDEESDVLRRAFMTSGSATLAAASLGLGGPAVAIPSPRGTHRIGETEVRAVEDAVRRIRLLDDRHGADGLYKVAAQPLRTAYALLDAGTMTRRSTEDRLHAGAGELSLSVGWLAHDSGRHEDARSHYAEALATARVAGNAALEAHAFCNTSFLARDTGRYREAVRAAQAGLRAAQPLDSARLLSLLSLREAGGWAGLGDRSACEQALGRAHQHFERGPAEGDPEWMSFFGEPEREALEAGCWSALGEWGRAARHAHRAVVLQNPHFARNLALYRAHLAKDLAHAGRRDEAAAEARRVVDSLDGIASARIRDLLSETSRVLAGTY comes from the coding sequence ATGGCGATGTCACGGGCAGTTCCCAATCTCGCCTTCCGTCGGCTCCGCGGACAGCACTCGCCGGCGGAGTTCGCCGCGGCGGTCCGCCGGGCGGCACGGGAGATCGGCGAACAGGTCGCGTGCGACGCCCGCTACATCGGGCGCGTGGAGGCGGGCGAGATCCGCTGCCCCAACTACGCGTACGAGCGGGTCTTCCTGCACATGTTCCCCGGTCTGAGCCTCTCCGACCTGGGGTTCTCCGCGCGGGAGACGGTGCGCGGCCGGCGGCAGGCCGTCCCGGCCGGGGCAGCGCCTCCCGACGCCATCACCACCCGGAACGATGAGGAGAGCGACGTGCTGCGTCGCGCATTCATGACGAGCGGCTCCGCCACCCTGGCGGCCGCCTCGCTGGGACTCGGCGGCCCCGCCGTCGCGATCCCCTCCCCCCGCGGCACCCACCGGATCGGCGAGACCGAGGTGCGGGCCGTCGAGGACGCCGTGCGGCGGATCCGACTGCTCGACGACCGGCACGGCGCCGACGGGCTCTACAAGGTGGCCGCCCAGCCGCTCCGTACCGCGTACGCGCTCCTCGACGCCGGCACCATGACCCGCCGCTCCACCGAGGACCGGCTGCACGCGGGCGCGGGCGAGCTCTCCCTCTCCGTCGGCTGGCTGGCCCACGACTCGGGCCGGCACGAGGACGCGCGCTCGCACTACGCGGAGGCGCTGGCCACCGCGCGCGTGGCGGGGAACGCGGCCCTGGAGGCGCACGCCTTCTGCAACACCTCGTTCCTGGCCCGGGACACCGGCCGCTACCGCGAGGCGGTCCGGGCGGCCCAGGCGGGCCTGCGGGCCGCGCAGCCGCTGGACTCGGCCCGGCTGCTCTCGCTGCTGTCGCTGCGGGAGGCGGGCGGGTGGGCGGGGCTCGGCGACCGCTCCGCCTGCGAGCAGGCCCTCGGCCGCGCGCACCAGCACTTCGAGCGGGGCCCGGCCGAGGGCGACCCCGAGTGGATGTCCTTCTTCGGCGAGCCGGAGCGGGAGGCGCTGGAGGCCGGGTGCTGGTCGGCGCTCGGCGAGTGGGGCCGGGCGGCGCGCCACGCCCACCGGGCGGTGGTCCTGCAGAACCCGCACTTCGCCCGGAACCTCGCGCTCTACCGGGCCCACCTCGCCAAGGACCTGGCGCACGCCGGCCGCCGGGACGAGGCGGCGGCGGAGGCGCGGCGCGTCGTGGACTCCCTCGACGGCATCGCCTCGGCCCGGATCCGCGACCTGCTCTCGGAGACCAGCCGGGTCCTGGCCGGCACGTACTGA
- a CDS encoding spermidine synthase: MARNKQRDRAAAAVPVVETVDGGLAELIPDRERPRGWTLLIDGAPQSHVDLDDPARLTFEYQRRLGHIADLAAPPNRSLQAVHLGGGAFTLARYVAATRPRSTQQIVELDAPLVQLVRRELPLDAGARIRVRSTDARAGLAKVQDGWADLVIADVFSGARTPAHLTSTEFLAEVRRVLRPGGFYAANLADGPPLTHLRGQIATAAAVFPELALTADPTVLRGRRFGNAVLLASDRELPVAELTRRVATDPHPGRVEHGRALADFAGGAAPVTDASAKPSPVPPASAFR, encoded by the coding sequence GTGGCCAGGAACAAACAGCGGGACCGGGCGGCGGCGGCCGTCCCCGTCGTCGAGACCGTCGACGGCGGCCTCGCCGAACTCATACCCGACCGGGAACGCCCGCGCGGCTGGACGCTGCTCATCGACGGCGCACCGCAGTCGCACGTCGACCTCGACGACCCGGCCCGCCTCACCTTCGAGTACCAGCGGCGCCTCGGCCACATCGCCGACCTCGCCGCCCCGCCGAACCGTTCCCTCCAGGCCGTCCACCTCGGCGGCGGCGCCTTCACCCTCGCCCGGTACGTCGCCGCGACCCGGCCCCGCTCCACCCAGCAGATCGTGGAGCTCGACGCGCCCCTGGTCCAGCTCGTCCGCCGGGAACTGCCCCTCGACGCCGGGGCCCGCATCCGGGTCCGCTCCACCGACGCCCGCGCCGGTCTCGCCAAGGTCCAGGACGGCTGGGCCGACCTCGTCATCGCCGACGTGTTCAGCGGGGCCCGCACCCCGGCCCACCTGACCAGCACCGAGTTCCTCGCCGAGGTACGGCGGGTGCTGAGGCCCGGCGGCTTCTACGCGGCGAACCTCGCCGACGGCCCGCCCCTGACCCATCTGCGCGGCCAGATCGCCACCGCCGCCGCCGTCTTCCCCGAACTGGCGCTCACCGCCGACCCGACGGTCCTGCGCGGCCGCCGCTTCGGCAACGCGGTGCTGCTCGCCTCGGACCGCGAGCTGCCGGTGGCCGAACTGACCCGCCGGGTCGCCACCGATCCGCACCCGGGGCGCGTGGAGCACGGCCGGGCCCTCGCCGACTTCGCCGGGGGAGCGGCGCCCGTCACCGACGCGAGCGCCAAGCCCTCGCCCGTACCCCCGGCGTCCGCCTTCCGCTGA
- a CDS encoding response regulator transcription factor, with protein sequence MASVLVVEDDQFVRSALIRQLSMSSAESHTVRSVGTALEALREVAHFRFDVVILDLGLPDLDGSEALKMLRGITDVPVIIATARDDEAEIVRLLHAGADDYLVKPFSVDHLSARMAAVLRRSRAAGELPPSRALRVGGLTVDPLRRQAELDGTPLDLTRREFDLLAFLAGRPGVVVPRKELLAEVWQQSYGDDQTIDVHLSWLRRKLGETAARPRYLHTLRGVGVKLEPPREPQP encoded by the coding sequence ATGGCAAGTGTGCTCGTGGTCGAGGACGACCAGTTCGTGCGCTCCGCCCTCATCCGGCAGCTGTCCATGTCTTCTGCGGAATCCCACACCGTACGGAGCGTCGGCACGGCTCTGGAGGCGCTGCGCGAGGTCGCCCATTTCCGCTTCGACGTCGTGATCCTGGACCTCGGTCTGCCCGATCTCGACGGGTCCGAGGCGCTCAAGATGCTGCGCGGGATCACCGACGTCCCGGTGATCATCGCGACCGCCCGGGACGACGAGGCCGAGATCGTACGGCTCCTCCACGCCGGGGCCGACGACTACCTCGTGAAGCCCTTCTCCGTCGACCACCTCTCCGCCCGCATGGCCGCCGTCCTGCGCCGCTCCCGGGCCGCCGGGGAGCTGCCGCCCTCCCGGGCCCTCCGCGTCGGCGGGCTCACCGTCGACCCGCTGCGCCGTCAGGCGGAGCTCGACGGGACGCCGTTGGACCTGACCCGGCGCGAGTTCGACCTGCTCGCCTTCCTCGCCGGGCGGCCCGGCGTCGTCGTCCCGCGCAAGGAGCTGCTCGCCGAGGTCTGGCAGCAGTCGTACGGGGACGACCAGACCATCGACGTCCACCTGTCGTGGCTGCGCCGGAAGTTGGGCGAAACGGCCGCCCGACCCCGCTATCTGCACACCCTGCGCGGGGTCGGCGTGAAGCTGGAGCCGCCCCGGGAGCCGCAGCCGTGA
- a CDS encoding HAMP domain-containing sensor histidine kinase — MRWALVKVSLAVTAMVVFAFAIPLGLVVKEMARDRAFSNAERRAAGLAPVLAITTDRDELDKAVATTEDGAAGRLAIHVPAPGPGGTALEIGTRRADPQELAATRSLGRASIAEVPGGFALLQPTALSSGQVAVVELFVPDDEVSNGVATAWLVLAGVGIALVVGSVAVADRLGVRMVRPAQRLAGAAHDLGEGRLGARVPEEGPPELKSAAVAFNSMADQVVQLLANERELAADLSHRLRTPLTVLRLNTASLGSSPAAEQTRAAVEQLEREVDIIIRTAREAKPQTQATGPGAGCDAAEVVRERMEFWSALAEDEGRRVRVAGVERPVRIPVARPELVAALDALLGNVFRHTPEGTAFSIDVHNGDDAVIVLVSDAGPGIADPAAALARGNSGGRDGSTGLGLDIVRRMAEATGGDVRIGHSVLGGTEVRIWVGLDGRRTGDGTGRRGHRPARRRRASGTRRA; from the coding sequence GTGAGATGGGCGCTCGTCAAGGTGTCCCTGGCCGTCACCGCCATGGTCGTCTTCGCCTTCGCCATCCCCCTCGGCCTCGTCGTCAAGGAGATGGCCCGCGACCGGGCCTTCTCCAACGCCGAACGACGGGCCGCCGGCCTCGCCCCCGTCCTCGCGATCACCACCGACCGCGACGAACTCGACAAGGCCGTCGCCACCACCGAGGACGGAGCCGCCGGCCGGCTCGCGATCCACGTGCCCGCCCCCGGACCCGGCGGCACCGCCCTGGAGATCGGCACCCGCCGCGCCGACCCCCAGGAGCTCGCCGCCACCCGCAGCCTCGGCCGCGCCTCCATCGCCGAGGTCCCCGGCGGCTTCGCCCTGCTCCAGCCCACCGCGCTCAGCAGCGGCCAGGTCGCCGTCGTCGAACTCTTCGTCCCCGATGACGAGGTCAGCAACGGCGTCGCCACCGCCTGGCTCGTCCTCGCCGGCGTCGGCATCGCCCTCGTCGTCGGCTCCGTCGCCGTCGCCGACCGCCTCGGCGTCCGCATGGTCCGGCCCGCCCAGCGGCTCGCCGGCGCCGCCCACGACCTCGGCGAGGGCAGGCTCGGCGCACGCGTCCCCGAGGAGGGGCCGCCCGAACTCAAGTCGGCCGCCGTCGCCTTCAACTCGATGGCCGACCAGGTCGTGCAGCTCCTCGCCAACGAGCGGGAGCTGGCCGCCGACCTCTCCCACCGGCTCCGCACCCCGCTCACCGTGCTCCGCCTCAACACGGCCTCGCTCGGCTCCTCGCCCGCCGCCGAGCAGACCCGAGCGGCCGTCGAACAGCTGGAGCGCGAGGTCGACATCATCATCCGCACGGCCCGCGAGGCGAAGCCGCAGACCCAGGCGACCGGACCCGGCGCCGGCTGCGACGCCGCCGAAGTGGTCCGCGAGCGGATGGAGTTCTGGTCGGCGCTCGCCGAGGACGAGGGCCGCCGGGTGCGGGTCGCGGGCGTCGAGCGCCCGGTCCGCATCCCCGTCGCCCGGCCCGAACTCGTCGCCGCCCTCGACGCCCTGCTCGGCAACGTCTTCCGCCACACCCCCGAGGGCACGGCCTTCTCCATCGACGTCCACAACGGGGACGACGCCGTCATCGTCCTCGTCTCCGACGCGGGCCCCGGCATCGCCGACCCCGCCGCCGCCCTGGCCCGCGGCAACAGCGGCGGCCGGGACGGCTCCACGGGCCTGGGCCTCGACATCGTGCGGCGGATGGCGGAGGCCACCGGCGGCGACGTCCGCATCGGCCACTCGGTCCTCGGCGGTACGGAGGTACGGATCTGGGTCGGCCTTGACGGTCGGCGCACGGGCGACGGCACGGGCCGGCGCGGCCACCGGCCCGCCCGCCGGCGCAGGGCCTCGGGGACCCGCCGGGCGTGA
- a CDS encoding cellulose binding domain-containing protein, translating to MGSSSHRRRTSTRTKVVGAVVAAAVAGGAAFALTGTAQAAAVGAAYTRTSSWTGGYTGQYVVTNETTTTQSDWTLEFDLPAGTTIGSLWNGEHTVSGNHVTVKPASWNRQLEPGRSVTVGFVTSATGRAGDPTGCLVNKAACSAGGATPTPSGRPTEQPTATASPKPTATATVKPTPTATATTSPKPTATTTAQPTPTPTTTGAPAAGAKYAPYVDTSLYPAYDLLATADATGVKEFNLAFITSGGSCAPLWGGVTDLANDKVAAQIGALRAKGGDVRVSFGGAAGHELALNCSTSSALAAAYGKVVDQYRLTKLDFDIEGAALPDTAANTRRSQAIAQLQKSHPGLDVSFTLPVMPEGLTQPGVDLLADAKRNGVRVDAVNIMAMDYGPAYSADMGTYAVQAATATQAQIKGVLGLSDAAAWKAVAVTPMIGVNDVASEVFTVEDATQLVDFARSKGIGRLSMWSSARDKQCAAGAVTYADPTCSSILQQPLAFTKAFGTYR from the coding sequence ATGGGCAGCAGTTCGCACCGGCGCAGGACGAGCACCCGGACCAAGGTCGTCGGAGCGGTCGTCGCGGCCGCCGTCGCCGGAGGCGCGGCCTTCGCGCTCACCGGCACCGCCCAGGCCGCCGCCGTCGGCGCCGCCTACACCCGGACCAGCTCCTGGACCGGCGGCTACACCGGCCAGTACGTCGTCACCAACGAGACGACCACCACCCAGTCCGACTGGACCCTGGAGTTCGACCTCCCGGCAGGCACCACCATCGGCTCCCTGTGGAACGGCGAGCACACCGTCTCCGGCAACCACGTCACCGTGAAGCCCGCGAGCTGGAACAGGCAGCTGGAGCCCGGCCGGTCCGTCACCGTCGGCTTCGTCACCTCGGCCACCGGCCGGGCCGGCGACCCCACCGGCTGCCTCGTCAACAAGGCCGCCTGCTCCGCCGGAGGCGCCACCCCCACCCCGAGCGGCCGCCCCACCGAGCAGCCCACCGCGACGGCCTCCCCCAAGCCGACGGCCACCGCGACGGTGAAGCCCACGCCGACCGCCACCGCCACCACGAGCCCGAAGCCCACCGCCACGACGACCGCGCAGCCCACGCCCACGCCCACCACGACCGGCGCACCCGCCGCGGGAGCCAAGTACGCCCCGTACGTCGACACCTCGCTCTACCCGGCGTACGACCTGCTCGCGACCGCCGACGCCACCGGCGTGAAGGAGTTCAACCTCGCCTTCATCACCTCCGGCGGCTCCTGCGCCCCGCTGTGGGGCGGCGTCACCGACCTCGCGAACGACAAGGTGGCGGCTCAGATCGGCGCCCTGCGCGCCAAGGGCGGCGACGTCCGCGTCTCCTTCGGCGGTGCCGCCGGCCACGAGCTGGCCCTGAACTGCTCGACCTCCTCGGCGCTCGCCGCCGCTTACGGCAAGGTCGTCGACCAGTACCGGCTCACCAAGCTCGACTTCGACATCGAGGGCGCGGCCCTCCCGGACACCGCCGCCAACACCCGCCGCTCGCAGGCGATCGCCCAGCTCCAGAAGTCCCACCCGGGCCTGGACGTCTCCTTCACCCTGCCGGTCATGCCCGAGGGCCTGACCCAGCCGGGCGTGGACCTGCTGGCCGACGCCAAGCGGAACGGGGTCCGCGTCGACGCCGTCAACATCATGGCGATGGACTACGGGCCGGCGTACAGCGCCGACATGGGCACGTACGCCGTCCAGGCCGCGACCGCGACCCAGGCCCAGATCAAGGGCGTCCTCGGCCTCTCCGACGCGGCCGCCTGGAAGGCCGTCGCGGTCACCCCGATGATCGGCGTCAACGACGTCGCCTCCGAGGTCTTCACGGTGGAGGACGCCACCCAGCTCGTCGACTTCGCGAGGTCCAAGGGGATCGGCCGGCTCTCGATGTGGTCCTCGGCCCGTGACAAGCAGTGCGCGGCCGGCGCCGTGACCTACGCCGACCCCACCTGCTCCTCGATCCTCCAGCAGCCGCTGGCCTTCACGAAGGCCTTCGGCACCTACAGGTAG
- a CDS encoding cellulose binding domain-containing protein: protein MRRTRPPLAGLALGAGLLAGAAPASAAPTRTGTAVTARNADWNGTVVPGAAVSFGFIGTWTGTNPPPTAFNCA from the coding sequence ATGCGCAGAACGCGCCCTCCGCTCGCGGGGCTCGCCCTCGGCGCGGGCCTCCTCGCGGGGGCGGCCCCCGCGAGCGCCGCCCCCACCCGGACCGGCACCGCCGTCACCGCTCGGAACGCCGACTGGAACGGCACCGTCGTCCCCGGGGCCGCCGTCTCCTTCGGCTTCATCGGCACCTGGACGGGCACCAACCCGCCCCCGACGGCCTTCAACTGCGCATGA
- the orn gene encoding oligoribonuclease — MNDRMVWIDCEMTGLSLTDDALIEVAALVTDSELNVLGDGVDIVIRPPDAALETMPEIVRQMHTASGLLDALAGGTTLADAEAQVLAYIREHVKEPGKAPLCGNSVSTDRGFLARDMPALESHLHYRIVDVSSVKELARRWYPRAYFNSPEKNGNHRALADIRESIAELRYYREAVFVPQPGPDSETAKKIAARHVLPAE; from the coding sequence ATGAACGATCGCATGGTGTGGATCGACTGCGAGATGACCGGGCTCTCGCTGACGGACGACGCACTCATCGAGGTGGCCGCGCTGGTCACCGACTCGGAACTGAACGTGCTCGGCGACGGGGTGGACATCGTGATCCGCCCGCCGGACGCGGCCCTGGAGACCATGCCCGAGATCGTGCGCCAGATGCACACGGCCTCGGGGCTGCTCGACGCGCTCGCCGGCGGCACCACGCTCGCCGACGCGGAGGCCCAGGTCCTCGCGTACATCCGCGAACACGTCAAGGAACCGGGCAAGGCGCCGCTGTGCGGGAACTCGGTCTCCACGGACCGCGGCTTCCTCGCGCGCGACATGCCCGCCCTGGAGAGCCATCTGCACTACCGGATCGTCGATGTCTCCTCGGTCAAGGAGCTGGCCCGCCGCTGGTACCCGAGGGCGTACTTCAACAGTCCGGAGAAGAACGGCAACCACCGGGCGCTCGCCGACATCCGCGAGTCCATCGCGGAGCTGCGCTACTACCGCGAGGCGGTCTTCGTCCCGCAGCCCGGCCCGGACTCGGAGACCGCGAAGAAGATCGCGGCCCGTCACGTCCTGCCCGCGGAGTGA
- a CDS encoding helix-turn-helix domain-containing protein: MSQDSAAPEVARKLSGRRRREVVAVLLFSGGPIFESSIPLSVFGIDRQDAGVPRYRLLVCAGEEGPLRTTGGLELTAPYGLEAIGRAGTVVVPAWRSITSPPPPEALEALRRAHEEGARIVGLCTGAFVLAAAGLLDGRPATTHWMYAPTLAKRYPSVHVDPRELFVDDGDVLTSAGTAAGIDLCLHIVRTDHGTEAAGALARRLVVPPRRSGGQERYLDRSLPEEIGADPLAEVVAWALEHLHEQFDVETLAARAYMSRRTFDRRFRSLTGSAPLQWLITQRVLQAQRLLETSDYSVDEVAGRCGFRSPVALRGHFRRQLGSSPAAYRAAYRARRPQGEAGTAVLEAAVPAQGSAGLRRPLEPGKPQSDVYASGRPALPGQRSAP; this comes from the coding sequence ATGAGCCAGGACTCCGCCGCACCGGAGGTCGCACGGAAGCTGTCCGGGCGCCGCCGTCGCGAAGTCGTCGCGGTGCTGCTGTTCAGCGGCGGCCCCATCTTCGAGAGCTCCATCCCGCTCTCCGTGTTCGGCATCGACCGGCAGGACGCCGGAGTGCCCCGTTACCGGCTGCTCGTCTGCGCCGGCGAGGAGGGCCCGCTGCGGACCACCGGCGGGCTCGAACTCACCGCGCCGTACGGCCTGGAGGCCATCGGCCGGGCGGGCACCGTCGTCGTCCCGGCCTGGCGGTCGATCACCTCGCCGCCGCCGCCGGAGGCGCTCGAAGCGCTGCGCCGCGCGCACGAGGAGGGGGCCAGGATCGTCGGGCTGTGCACCGGGGCGTTCGTCCTGGCCGCGGCCGGACTGCTCGACGGCCGCCCGGCGACCACGCACTGGATGTACGCGCCGACGCTCGCCAAGCGCTATCCGTCGGTCCACGTGGACCCGCGGGAGCTCTTCGTCGACGACGGGGACGTGCTGACCTCCGCCGGCACCGCGGCCGGAATCGATCTGTGTCTGCACATCGTGCGGACCGACCACGGCACCGAGGCCGCGGGCGCGCTGGCGCGCCGGCTGGTCGTCCCGCCGCGGCGCAGCGGCGGTCAGGAGCGCTACCTCGACAGGTCTTTACCAGAGGAGATCGGCGCCGACCCGCTGGCCGAGGTCGTCGCCTGGGCGCTGGAGCACCTCCACGAGCAGTTCGACGTGGAGACGCTCGCCGCGCGCGCCTACATGTCACGGCGGACCTTCGACCGCCGGTTCCGCTCGCTGACGGGGTCCGCCCCGCTCCAGTGGCTGATCACCCAGCGGGTGCTGCAGGCGCAGCGGCTGCTCGAGACCTCCGACTACTCGGTCGACGAGGTCGCGGGCCGGTGCGGCTTCCGCTCCCCGGTGGCGCTGCGCGGCCACTTCCGGCGCCAGCTCGGCTCCTCGCCGGCCGCCTACCGCGCGGCGTACCGCGCCCGGCGGCCGCAGGGCGAGGCCGGCACGGCGGTGCTCGAAGCGGCGGTGCCGGCCCAGGGCTCGGCGGGGCTCCGCAGGCCGCTGGAACCGGGCAAGCCGCAGTCGGACGTGTACGCCTCCGGCCGCCCGGCCCTGCCGGGCCAGCGCAGCGCGCCGTAA